The Candidatus Eisenbacteria bacterium genomic interval CCACCGCCTTCCAGTCGCGGGCGGCGGCCGCGGCGGCCACGGCCGAGCCGACGTCCTGGCCCCAGGCGAACACGGGCCGTCCGCCGGAGCGCGCCTTCGCGAAGCGCAGCGCGCCCACGGCGTCCTGCACCCAGCGCGAGGCGAAGACCAGGTTGGCCAGCGAGTCGGTGGCGCCCGGGCCGCCGGGACCGAAGTCGCGATAGTCGAAGGTCATCACGCTGAAGCCGCGACGGGAGAGCTCGCGCACCGACGGCAGCAGGTCGGCCATCGTTCCGCGCCCGCGCGGGCAGCAGACCACGACCGGGGCGCCGGCGGGGCCGTCGAACCACCAGCCCGAAAGCGTCACGCTGTCGGCGGCGGAGGTGAAGGTGACCGTCTCGAAGGGCAGTCCCGTTCGCGCGGGGTCCAGCGCGTGCGCGCGCCCGGGGGTGACGGCCGCGGCCGGGCAGACCGAGAACAGAAGGGCGACGAGCACGAGGATCGGGACGCGTTTCACGCGACGTTCAGCCGATCCCACAGCTCCTCTCGGACCAGCGCCGGCGGAATCGTTCCGCTGGCGAGCAGCGCGCCGTGGAAGTCGTGCAGGTCGAACAGCGGGCCCATCCGCCGGCGCGCCTCGTTCAGCAGCTCGACGATGGCCAGCTTGCCGAGCAGGTAGCTGAGCGGCTCGGTCGGAGTCATCACGTAACGGTCCACCTCGCTCGCGGCCGTCTCTGGGTCCAGCATCACGTCGTCCACCAGGATCGCGACCGCCTCCTCGTAGGTCATGCGGCCGGCATGCAGCGCGGCGTCAATGGCGACCCGGTGCGCCCGCCACAGCGTCGTGCGCAGCTGGAACAGCCGGGACAGCGGGTCGGAGGTGAAGAACCCCTGTTCCCACATGAGGTCCTCGCAGTACAGGGCCCAGCCCTCCGAGAACACCTCGCTGTGGCAGATGCGGCGCAGGCGCGTCGGCGCCTGATTCGCGTGACACTGCTGCAGGTGATGTCCGGGGTAGCCTTCGTGCAGGGCGAGTATCGGCAGCATCGGCGAGCAGTGACCCGCGAGCTGCCGCGCCTGCTCCTCCTTGCCGCGGCGCAGATCAATCGGCGTGACATG includes:
- a CDS encoding alpha/beta hydrolase, with protein sequence MKRVPILVLVALLFSVCPAAAVTPGRAHALDPARTGLPFETVTFTSAADSVTLSGWWFDGPAGAPVVVCCPRGRGTMADLLPSVRELSRRGFSVMTFDYRDFGPGGPGATDSLANLVFASRWVQDAVGALRFAKARSGGRPVFAWGQDVGSAVAAAAAARDWKAVDAIAIEGLFRTSLEQVEANGTAQIPGVSRMHRLAVDPRDEPISSVPALRVPLLIVLAGKDAATPPATTRRIAMRSLSIIDTWTIPAAGHDGAELTPGYFDRLAAWFKRIASLLAVPAHK